One Legionella lansingensis genomic region harbors:
- the alaS gene encoding alanine--tRNA ligase has product MKSSEIRKAFIDYFAERGHQVVESSSLIPGNDPTLLFTNAGMVQFKDIFLGLETRSYKRAVSSQRCVRAGGKHNDLENVGYTARHHTFFEMLGNFSFGDYFKREAIHYAWEFLTTVLKLPPERLWITVFEDDDEAADIWLKEIGVSSARFSRCGEKHNFWSMGDTGPCGPCTEIFYDHGPEIAGGPPGSPDEDGDRYIEIWNLVFMQYNRDKDGNLHPLPKPSVDTGMGLERVTAVVQGVHNNYHIDSFQHLIRAICSLKSGIDPHHASSKVIADHIRACSFLIADGVMPSNEGRGYVLRRIIRRAVRHGSKLGLPTPFFCKLVKPLIEVMGDAYPELISSHAQLERVLTQEENQFARTLEQGLRLLQEQIQLLDTKEIPGDVAFKLYDTYGFPVDLTADIAREQGLSIDMDGFNQCMQQQRELSQAASQFTTDYSSTTQLAESSMFHGYEKISLPANIAAILDNGKKIEKLSAGDKGAVILDHTPFYAESGGQVGDRGQLISSGKAVFQVQDTQRIGRAIVHYGELLSGELAVGEHVNAEVDGERRQAIRLNHTATHLLHAALKVIVGPHVQQKGSLVDAERARFDFSHFEALTPTQLHELEALVNERIRANDKVVTELMDIEAAKKSGAVALFGEKYSDSVRVLSMGDFSKELCGGTHASRTGDIGLFKIVAEYGIASGIRRIELVTGSYALNWVNQQLDNLDLLALKLKTSIANVPEKLSQFLHDAKQQEKELTRLQAKLTAKSSADLLSEVQVVDDVNLLVKQLDNRDSHALRTTLDQLKSSLDNAVIVLFAIDEDKMNVVAGVSKNLLGRVPTAAVLVKHLCGKGGGREDMAQGGGRVPEDLKEKISQIKTMIVEHAV; this is encoded by the coding sequence ATGAAAAGTTCAGAAATTAGAAAAGCATTTATTGATTATTTTGCTGAAAGAGGCCATCAGGTTGTGGAATCAAGCTCTCTTATACCAGGGAATGATCCAACCTTGCTATTCACCAATGCGGGCATGGTCCAATTTAAAGACATCTTTCTTGGCTTAGAAACCCGTTCTTATAAACGAGCAGTTAGTTCTCAACGATGTGTTCGTGCAGGGGGAAAGCATAACGATTTAGAAAATGTTGGTTACACAGCAAGGCATCATACTTTTTTTGAAATGCTTGGTAATTTTAGTTTTGGTGATTACTTCAAGCGTGAAGCAATTCACTATGCTTGGGAGTTTTTAACTACTGTATTGAAATTACCTCCTGAGCGTCTGTGGATAACTGTTTTTGAAGATGATGATGAAGCTGCTGATATCTGGTTGAAAGAAATAGGCGTTTCATCTGCGCGCTTTTCACGTTGTGGAGAAAAGCATAATTTTTGGTCTATGGGGGACACAGGACCTTGTGGACCATGTACAGAAATTTTTTATGATCATGGACCTGAAATTGCTGGTGGTCCTCCGGGTAGTCCAGATGAAGATGGGGACCGATACATTGAAATCTGGAACCTGGTATTCATGCAATATAACCGTGATAAAGACGGCAATCTACATCCCTTACCTAAGCCATCAGTAGATACTGGAATGGGGCTTGAACGGGTTACAGCGGTGGTTCAAGGTGTTCATAACAATTACCATATTGATAGTTTCCAGCATTTAATCCGTGCTATATGCTCATTAAAATCAGGGATTGACCCCCACCATGCTTCCTCAAAAGTCATTGCAGATCATATTCGTGCTTGTTCATTTTTAATTGCTGATGGGGTGATGCCCAGTAATGAGGGAAGAGGTTACGTTTTACGTCGTATTATTCGCAGAGCCGTACGTCACGGCAGTAAATTGGGTTTGCCAACCCCTTTCTTTTGTAAACTGGTAAAACCTCTCATCGAAGTCATGGGTGATGCTTATCCTGAATTAATTAGCAGCCATGCCCAACTTGAGCGAGTTTTGACTCAAGAAGAAAATCAGTTTGCTCGCACGCTTGAACAAGGTTTGCGCTTATTGCAGGAGCAAATTCAACTTCTCGATACCAAAGAAATCCCAGGTGATGTAGCGTTTAAGCTATATGATACTTATGGATTTCCTGTGGATTTAACTGCCGATATTGCACGTGAACAAGGCTTGTCCATTGATATGGATGGCTTCAATCAATGCATGCAGCAACAACGAGAATTGTCACAGGCAGCAAGCCAGTTTACGACAGATTATTCAAGCACAACCCAGCTTGCCGAGTCTTCCATGTTTCATGGCTATGAGAAGATTAGTTTACCTGCAAATATTGCTGCCATTCTCGATAATGGTAAAAAAATAGAAAAATTATCCGCAGGGGATAAAGGCGCAGTCATTCTTGATCACACACCTTTTTATGCAGAGAGTGGGGGGCAGGTTGGCGATCGTGGTCAGTTGATTAGTAGTGGTAAAGCGGTGTTTCAAGTCCAAGACACCCAGCGCATTGGTAGGGCAATTGTCCATTATGGTGAATTATTAAGCGGAGAATTGGCTGTGGGAGAACACGTAAATGCCGAAGTCGATGGTGAAAGACGGCAAGCTATTCGCTTAAATCATACGGCAACGCATTTATTGCACGCAGCACTAAAAGTCATTGTTGGTCCGCATGTGCAGCAAAAAGGATCTTTGGTTGATGCAGAAAGGGCGCGTTTTGATTTTTCCCATTTTGAAGCGCTTACCCCGACACAACTGCATGAGTTGGAAGCGCTGGTGAATGAGAGGATTCGTGCAAACGATAAAGTAGTAACGGAGCTGATGGACATCGAGGCCGCAAAAAAAAGCGGCGCTGTGGCTTTATTTGGAGAAAAATACAGCGATTCTGTTCGGGTCTTATCTATGGGAGATTTCTCTAAGGAATTATGTGGGGGCACGCATGCTTCACGAACAGGAGATATTGGTCTTTTTAAAATTGTCGCTGAGTATGGTATAGCGAGCGGTATAAGGCGAATAGAACTTGTCACAGGATCCTACGCTCTAAATTGGGTGAATCAACAATTGGACAATTTGGATCTCTTGGCTTTGAAACTTAAAACGTCTATCGCAAATGTACCAGAGAAATTGTCACAATTTTTGCATGATGCAAAGCAACAAGAAAAAGAATTAACGCGTTTACAAGCGAAGTTAACGGCGAAATCAAGTGCGGATTTACTCTCTGAGGTGCAGGTGGTTGATGATGTTAACTTGCTGGTGAAGCAATTAGATAATAGGGACAGTCACGCATTGAGAACAACGTTGGATCAGCTGAAATCTAGCTTGGATAACGCAGTTATTGTGTTGTTTGCTATTGATGAGGACAAGATGAATGTTGTTGCTGGAGTGAGCAAAAATCTTTTAGGTCGAGTACCAACTGCCGCGGTATTAGTAAAGCATTTATGTGGCAAAGGTGGTGGGAGAGAGGATATGGCTCAAGGTGGAGGACGTGTTCCAGAGGATCTCAAGGAAAAGATTTCGCAGATTAAAACAATGATCGTTGAGCACGCGGTTTAA